tttaattacatctgtagttacactgtttacCTTAACACCTAATCCTAAAtttaccccaaccctaaaccctacccctaaacctatacccctacctcagtagcagcaaatgtgaatcttgtgagaattttgaggaagaacatatagtaatacaataagtacattgtattgtatgtattttaaatgtaagtaaatagtagttaaaaacacctaatataaagtgggactgaACATCACAGAAAATGGACCCTTTTTCGTAAATACAGACGAGCAAAAGTTTACTTCCTTCTTCTAAAGCCGGAAATGTGAAAAGGTCATTCCAAGTCACTTACAAATACTATTTgtacccttttaaaaaaaaaaaaaaaaaagggatcaGTATGGATAATTGAGGGACGCTTATTTTTACAATATCtgtaaaattcaaataaaaatcagTAAAGGCTTGTGCCTTTAACTACTCAATATCATACAGTAGAACTCTCAGATGACTGTTAGTTGGATGTACAAACTTGTTCTCCAGTGTGTTGACTTTGGCCTGCAGCGCCTCCTGCAGCTCCCTCTGCTCCTCCAGCTCCCGCAGAACCTTCCGTCTGACTCCCTCCAGACGCtccacctccccctcgctctcatccagctgacgcttcagagcctTCACACGCAGAGATagctgcagacacacacacacagctcagtTATGCGCATGCAGTCACACAGCTTTACTTGTCCAGCTGTGTCTACACATTGTTTACAGAAAGGACAAACCTAATTAAAAAGTAGCTTTTCATTCTGAAATACCATTAGGCGGATAGTTGATGCATAATGTgtcaattgctttttttttttttttttaaatcaacaagattttaggtttaaatgtatacatttataaaaggAAAGTGTACAacttaggtcctgtaactggtaTTAAACAGTACTCCTGTGtgacaaattatgttttaaaagtgCTAATATTCCATGCAGTTTCTCAGttaatatttaaaatcagcatacataataatgataaaataattagaaTTTGAAATGGTTTTTAAATGGAGTATAGCACACCTATGGTGGTCGAAGGGTGCACAACAACCAAATTAGCAACtgaataagccacaacacaatggaaaatgcATGGGCTTCTTTCTACTTCGATTACTGACTTCaggacaaataagtatttttcataaatatttattttctgatgattctgttgtgttgtggcttaatttcattgtgttttcagcttttatttcctttgctaatttggttgtgctGTGCACCCCTTGGTCAACGTACACATCACAAGACAAGTCAAAGTTCCAAATGTTTTTCCATGTCAACTACTCAAGCAAATTTTTGAAACCCAAAGTAcatgaaaaatatttcatttcatttgtgtGCGCTTGCCTGATCTCTTTGTTCAGCGTGCTGGTTTCGCTCCTGGTCCAGGGTGGCCATCACATCTTTCAGCTTCCTGTCCAATCTCCTCTGAGCTGCCAGGATGGTGTTTTTCTCTCTAAATGCACAAACAACAGTAGAGGGTACATAACAGTTAgtttacaatgtaaaaaatgcaaataattaaaccggtagttaacccaaaaatgagaataACTCTCCCTCGTTGCTCAAACgcgtatgacttttattctatcgaggaacacaaaaggagatgttaggcagaatgttagcctaagtcggcatttactttcattgtatggaaaaaatgacCGGTGGTGTGGTGaccgaggctgtcagtccctaacattctgcttaacatctccttttttgttatacgtaataaataaaaataattcagatttgaactatcccttaaaggaaAAGGAACTGAATTATGACTGAAAGATTGACTCCCAACAGGAGGTTTTGTTTGTATGCTATGACATGTTATGAGTGTGTTCGTATAGTTGTGTACCTCTCTTCACTGCGTAATCGGTCCTCCAGCTCATGGATTTTGTTTTCTAGCAGTGTAACTCCCGCAGAAGGACGAGTCTGAGTGCCCAGATCAGCTAAACGAGACTTCAACTCCTTGATCtgaaaaagacaaagagagaaagcAAAAGATGTATAAATATGGAGTGATAATTCAAAAAGGGTTATGAAAGCATTTGGACAACATTGTATATACAGAGTATCTGCAGGTATCAGCTCATACAATTTAATACTTGCTCCTTACTTCAATCACAAATCGGGGTTGATGCATATATGACCACTACTAGATGCAACATGAAGTCACATATTAAAATGACACGTTGCTAATGCGAGAGTAAAGGGCTGGATTGATTCTGTATGCatactgtgtgtatttttatgcagACATCTACAGCAGTTATTGAAGTTAATTACTATACACAAGGTACCTTGACTGGATGTCACTCCAAAAATCTTACATAAACATccgtttgtttttttcagtgcacCCACTGAGGCTCTCATAAAACATGAGCACAAATGGCCCTGCATTACTGACACTACCAACAAGCTTCTCGTTGAACTAGACCAAATCAAATGATATATCCTGTCATGCCACATGTGAAGCTTTCTGCTTTATCTGAGCTATATCGGGGAACATTGTTTGAAAAAGCTGGCAAATATCTTCGttcaacctgaatgagtggtgcttTACCACTGTTCTGAGACACCACATAACTTCAGCCTGCAATGAATcagttgctgtttatttatttgcatcAATACAGCAATTCGGTTGGCTTACTAAAAAGTAGTATTTAccaacatatatttttactaaaacattgtgAATTAACAGTATGTGCAAAAATTACTGTACAATTCACTCacattttttggaacccattaattaagaatattattttattgtataattaataatcattgtgggttgggggcctgggtagctcagtggtaaagatgctggctaccacccctggagttcgctagtttgaatcccagggcgtgctcctaagcaaccaaattggcccggttgctagggagggtagagtcacatggggtaacctcctcatgatcgctataatgtggttagttctcggtggggtgcgtggcgagttgagcgtggatgccgcggtgggtggcgtgaagcctccacacacgctatgtctccgtggcaatgcgctcaacaagtcacgtgataagatgcgcaggttgacgatctcagacgcggaggcaactgggatttgtcctccgccacccggactgaggcgaatcactacgtgaccacgaggacttaaaaaaaaaaaaaagcacattgggaattggccattccaaattgggagaaaaaggggaaaaaaaaaaaaatcaaaaaacaaacaaaaaaaaaaaggaaccatTGTGGGTTcctttcaagttttttttattataatatataaaattgaattattataattttaaggattagatttgtttttatataatagtaatatatttctgtagtatttacttcaccttcacgtggagcttttattttggtggaaagggCCGTGTTTATTTAACAGTTTACATGGTTCCTCATTTTAAATCTGGTTAAACActgtcatctccttttctgtgataCCGTGTCacgtttttagatttgtataataacttggcTTTGACTCTGTCCTTCAGGACAGCCGATGGAATAGCACCCTCTTTAATTCATTCCTCCAGGTCTATATCCCCTCTCGCTAATAagtataatgcatttaaaatatgaattcatatgtacatctgttaacgtttctgtgacagctgaagggtgtgcgacaatgaatgagGAGAAAATATAGACTTTTTAATTTCAGAGGCAAAACCAAAAACTTGAAGGAaatattttagaaagtaacttaaaagtatgAGCGATGGTTGGTGGTTCCATTGCAACGTGTCACAAAGTCGCTCTTCAGATCATTCATATTCGCTGTTTCTCAGTGGTGGAAAGCGCTTCCACCAGCTATCAGATATATTCTCCAGATATCAAAAACATAGctgtcttttgttccaaattacATATAGACTGCGTTTAACATGTAcagttttacaattatttatgtaaCAGATTAATACTCATGTACACTGAACCAGAGAgaatttagcagagatgggccacttctttcaaaatgaatgggagaaactggaacgctcaaccaaggagctccgagcgcccaatggtcaacggatgtagaaaggaagtcccgccttagttaaaagagccaaacaccttttagatacagatgtcACCCGTaaaacgcacatgcgcattagctaaacAAGCTGGGAAATTAgcgtttttagcgtaatatggaggtaaagaatcacactttatgataccagtattgtcagatttttttgccGATTtggaatatgttctttgatcgtaatcttgaccgaccgcttttgagattttggtctttctccattcaagtggATGGGAGCTGCACTgttatgactggaaatagcctcccgagagtgttccaaagatggccgatagTGGacagacttgctagaaagactttggcacTGAACATACACCTGAAAACCGCGCCCACTCTGTTCTCTGCTATCTTCGAGGCGTGAAAGGTTTTCATTCGTAAGGTTTTCACTCAACCTTACGACCCAAAGAGggaaatgctcaaacaaacaaaaaaataaataaaaataataatacctcGGGTATtgtaatttaagactttttaatggccttatttttcatcaaattgattAAACaccttttaatactttttaatgatCTGCAGATACCCTGATATAATATCCTTATATACCAAATAAGTACCTACAATTTCAAAACTCATCCCTCTgcatatttttgccatttttaaagtaTATAAGTTTGTGTGTACCTGTCTTTCCAAGGCACTCTTATCCATCTCAAGGTCATGTCTGGCAGAGCGCTCCTGCATCAGTTCAGAGCGAAGTTGATCCAcctgagaaacaaaacaaaaagatattgtttaaatttatatattcccttaaaacttaaataaataattttagtcactctgacccagaaacacattgagttttatgcactaaagtaaaaaaccTGTCTAATATAATCATTCCGTTTCTACTCCCAAATTTTTGccaaaatataataatttcaaaTGTTGACAGACTTTTTTTTACTTAGGGTGCATATAACTCAAATGTATGACATTAAGTAGACAtggtgtgtactgtgtgtgtatacactcactaagcactttattaggaacacctgtacaccttattcatgcgattatctaatcagccaatcgtaatCAATGCAATGcatcaaatcatgcagatacaggtcaggagcttcagttaatgttcaaatcaaccaaatgTGATCTCAacgatttcgaccatggcatgattgttggtgccagacaggctagtttgagtatttctgtaactgctgatcttcctagagtttactcagaatggtgtcaaaaacaaaaaacatccagtgagcggcagttgtgGACGggaacaccttgttgatgagagaggtcaatggagaatggccagactgtttcgagctgacagaaaggctacggtaaccgCTCtgtatagcatctcagaatgcacaacacgccaAACCTcaaggtggatgggctacaacagcagaagacaatgttgggcactttattaggaacactatgatcctattaaagtactcagtgagtgaacatttgcctgtgtgtgtgtgtacctgctcTCGGCTGCGAGTGATGCGTTCATTCAGTAACTCTGCCCCACTCTTCTCCTCATCCAGCTCGATGTCTAACGTCTTCAGTTTATCCTAAAATTGAGATTAGCTCTTTTACAAAAAAAGTCTCTATAAGCATCTCCCGGTTCTCTCTTCCTGTCATTCttgttcacatgaaacctatAAAGCAATCTTTAGACGGATGGACCTTCTTACTGAGAACACATCCATCTTACATTTTATACACTCATATGCACCTCTAGCTGTCGTATCTCTCTGCCACGGTCCGTCTGTGAGCTTCTCTCTGTCTCCAGCTCACTCTCCAGATGCTTAAGACGGCTGCTCAATAGTTCTTTATCCAGCTGAGCACTGTCCCTCTCCTCTGAACATGATAAAAGATCTTTCTTCAGACGAGATACCTGAGATAAAGGCACCCACAGATATTAGCAATGAGTCATGATGGTAGTCATTATTTTCAATGAATAAATGTATGAAGGAGCTCATTTACAAACTAAAAATTCTGAAAGTGTCTCACCTCCTCTTGTGTGGTCTTGAGGAGGGTCTGTGCTCTCTGTAGCTCAGTTAGTCTGTCTTTACTGAGTCTCTGAGCATCCTGCAGCTCTCTACGAGTGCGATCTTTGAACTCATCTAACTGAGACTGAAGAACCTGCACAGACTGACGTGAATCTCCCATCATAGTCTCCATCtggcagaaagagagacagagacaaaaagcaaaatgaaagaaaaatgtgAGATAAAATTAGCAAAAAGGCTGATCAAGACCTGACATTATAAGGTAACACTGAGCACTGGGAAGGAAAATAACAAAAGGACAACTGTTAATGTATCAAAAAGTAAACAACACATTATGAGGTCTAATTTAATGAAAGCTCATGCAGAATAATAAACATTAGTGATAATATCAGCCAATATATGACATTTTGAGAGAAGCGAGATTGATAAGAAAAACCAAAAAAATGTCTTGGCCAGTTAACAAGATTAGAAAGACTGATTcacaaaattgacattttaacCGGCCAATTGACAAGATTCATTCGCGAAATTTACATTTTGCTTGGCCAATTAGCGAGACTAATGAAATTcatgaaattaaaaatgtacttggCTAATTAACTAGATTAGAGAGACTGATTAGTGCAAATGAAATTTTACTTGGCCAATTAAAAAGATTATCGAGATTGATTAGCAAAACTGAAATTTTGCTTGGCAAATAACGAGATCAGAGAGACTGATCAGTGCAAACTACATTTTAATTGGCCAATTAACGATATAAGCAAGATTGATTAGAGAAACTGACATTTTGCTTGACCAATTATCTAGATAAGAGAGATTAATTAGTGCAATTGAAATTTTACTTGGCCAATTAACAAGATTGATTAGCGAAATTTACATTTTGCTTGGCAAATTAACGAGATTAGAGGGATTGATTCGTTCAACTGACATTTTACTCGTCAATTAATGAGATTAGCCAGACTGATTATCAAAATAGAAATTTTGCTTTGCCAGTTAACAAGTGTTTGCTTCCCCCTTTATGTTGGAtcgaaaatctaccaacagctctgtcaaaaaaaatttagtttattttttcaaatatttttcaatGGATCggagtaaatattaaaataaatgccatttcaattttatatttgtattagaTTACATATATCTGCATTATATCAGACATTTACCACCCTGCTCTCAAGCACATAAGTCATTATGAAAAACACATATAGAGCTGTTAAGGTtatagtccaaaaacccagaaaatacaccatgggttccctctggattttcctatgggcttttgtaattttgtaattttttttactttgagtaaaataaggtctgtggtaataattacttgacgatacgtggactTTTGTTctacaatatacagttgtgctcaaaagtttgcataccctggcagaaattgtgacattttggcattgattttgaaaatatgactgatcatgcaaaaaaaaaaaaacacactgtcttttatttaaggatagtgatcatatgaagccgtttatcatcacatagttgtttggctcctttttaaaatcataatcataacagaaatcacccaaatggccctgatcaaaagtttacatacccttgaatgtttggccttgttacagacacacaaggtgacacacacaggtttaaatggcaattaaaggttaatttcccacacctgtggctttttaaattgcaattagtgtctgtgtataaatagtcaatgagtttgttagctctcacgtggatgcactgagcaggctagatactgagccatggggagcagaaaagaactgtcaaaagacctgcgtaacaaggtaatggaactttataaagatggaaaaggatataaaaagatatccaaagccttgaaaatgccagtcagtactgttcaatcacttattaagaagtggaaaattcggggatctcttggtaccaagccaaggtcaggtagaccaagaaagatttcagccacaactgtcagaagaattgttcaggatacaaagaaaaacccacaggtaagctcaggagaaatacaggctgctctggaaaaagatggtgtgttTGTTTCAAAGAGCACTCTCATACatcaaacgtgaattttaaaAAGTATAGAATTGCAAAATACATGAGACTTTTCAAAAACATGgctgcttcaaaattcacgtttgagataTGAAAGTCTGTAATTTGTTACAATGTCCACATATCATGTAATGTTTACCATAGACATTATTTtactcaaagtaaaaaaaaaatacaaaaacccataggaaaatccagagggaacccatggcgaattagacttctaGTTCACTAGTTACACGTGGTAATGGAACCCCCCCTTAACGCACACCTCTTTATTGATCTTCTCCAGCGCTCGGTCCAGCAGTCTCTTCTGCTCCTCCAGTTCACTCTTGCCTTTTCTCAGgtattctctctccctctccctctcctccAGACGTCTGCTGAACTCGTCTTTTTCCTGTCCCAGCCGAGACGCTGTGCGTCGTGACTCCTCCAACTGGTTCCTCAAGCTCCGGTTCTCCTCCTCCAGAACATCTGAGGAGCTGCTGTCTGGAACGCTGGACTGTAGTCGTGTCTTAAGGACAGACAGTGTTGAAACAGTACGAGAATCtattaatttactgtatgtgttatGCTTCTAATTGCATGTAAAACAATACTGTTGAGCACTATTCTGGATTaattaatatttgtgtgtgtactgCATTTATGTTTTACCATGCGTGCTATTCTCTCTCTCAAGCGAGCGTTCGCCTCTTGAAGTTCCAGGTTGCTCCCAGCATCCTGAGATTGCTCCAACACGGAGGACtacacaaaaagaaaatgaataaattagAAACAAATTGAGTATGACTGCAAAGTTCGTCCCACCCTTGTTTGATCCTACCTGTTGTGTCTTCTCCAGTGCTTTTGAAAGTTCCACTTTGTCTTTCTTTAATTGGTCTTCAAGTCTGTCAATCTCTACCTTCAGTTCTTTCTCTCGCTTCTCATTGGCTCTCATCACTGATTTAAGCTCCTCCTCCTTTTTAGCTGCCTCTGATTTCTGTTTGTGCAATTCTGATTGTGCTCTCTTTAAATCATCTCGGCAACGCTGCAACTcctgtaaatgcaaaataattttaagTCCATTGTCAGGCAATTATCTAGATCCATGCCATAGTACTCTGATCTGATCTATAGAAGTTTTTAACTGTGGAACACAGAGAAATAGATTACAGCTCTTTTTTATGTATATTACCTGTGTTAATGGGTGTGAATCTGTTTCATCTGATTGTTTCTTAATTGTGAACAGCTTCTCTTCAAGCTGCTTCTTTTCCTGCTGAGCCTGAAGCAGTCTATACACAATATTATGGAAGtacattaatgacaaatgtcttggggaaaaaaaaaacactgaattgcactaactgaaaaataaacgcattgcattaacagtgcttgcacTTTTGGGGATTCAGTTTAATATAGTTGTATATTTTAATTGAGAAGATTTTGCACAAATGATTAAAAAtccaataataaatattcacctttcaaagtttacatacaaaatatttcatctttttttattcGACAGGTGATATTCAGTTCATTATATTTTTAGTAgtgcactgttaatgcaatgcgtttatttttcaattagtgcaattcagtGTGCTTCCTCCCccccaaagacatttgtcattaatatacttccatacaATATCACATTTACCAATGTTAGTGCAGATATCTGCATATgaagaatgacttcaaaaaacaGATGACAACCTGTAGAAGAATCAACATCCTTTAGAAGACTATGTATTATTTCAGAACTAAAATAGTATTTAAATGATTTACGACATGAGGAAAGACTTAAGCATCCATTTGGATCACCTGCACAAGAAATATTGCCGTATTAGTGAAAATCAAATATTGTTTGGTTAGATTTGATGATCCAGCGTGGACAGTGAAAATGAAGGATTTAATTTTGATTAGTTGTAATCATGTTGAAGTTTTTAAGCCAAATTCTTAAGGTTAATAGACTAGTAAAGTGTGTCAGTGGACCAGATTTTTTGAAAGATTACTGATTTAAATTAAGATACTTTGATCAATCACAGAAAATTAGTTTGGATGATTAATTTATGCCTGTGGCGTCTGTGTATATTCGCCAACAAAACTCTCACTTTTGAAATGCGCTGTGCTGCCCCCGCCTGGCAAACAAGAACCAAAATTGAAGGCATGCATCAGAAAgagaacaaacaaaaagacaaagacaaagacaCATATCTGACGCAAACACAAAGCATaaagctcatttaaaaaaaaaaaaaacactgaaaataaagacaacatataatacaataaatacaacaaatggtgtgggacaagaaaataacatTTCTGGCCAAATCCTACTTTAAAAAGTATAATATCCTTTAAACATCACTTATCTTATTATATATCcttaaaatagtgtatttctgtaACCTCATGACTAAGTATTGATTAAGGATAATAACAATCTAAAAGAAATGTAGATTGGATGTACTGAAGTCCTTAAGATTACACTGAATGTTAATAATGGGTGTTGGTCACAAGATTGTTTGTATATGGTTACAGTTCAGTCATTAGACTCATTTGACAAATATGGACTTGAACCTTGATGCAACACCTTTGGATCTTACAAGAAACACAATGTTTTGTAACAAATGAGTTTGTACATctacaaaaatgtccatgtcaggGCAATCTTTTTGAGTCAGTGGACCTTTTGAGGGTTCTACACTAGGCCTTCCAGTACCAATGCTAATGAAATGTTTAAGGTTTTTTTATGGAATTTTTGCGCTTACTCTTGGTTGGCAGAGTTAAACTTCTCCTTCCATTGGTCACTTTGATCTTTGTAGCTCTCCAGCTCCTCCTCCAGAGCCAAGATAGAAGCGTTCACTTTCTGACGCTCGTCCTCGATTTCAAGCTGAGACTGCAGAGAAGGTCAGAGACACAGAGTGAGGGCAGGGGGCAACAGTTCTTGAATGGTCTTAAAAGTTCTTACTACTGTCAGGATAGAGCAGAATGGATAGAAATACTGATAGATCTGGCCAAAATAATTGGCAATAAAAATGGTCTCAGCAACCAAATGCTAAAAGTATTAAGGGGTATCCACACTAACAGAGATTTCCAGCAACCAGAAGTCATTCAGATTCAATGAGAGTCAGTGACTTGAGACAACATGGAGTGTGATGACAAGTTTTACATTTTAGGTGAATTACAGTATCCCTTCCTTTAAGAAACAAGTACTCTTCACCCAGTATACCTGTGAGACAGTCTCCATGCTGTGACGCAGGGCCTCCATGTCTTGACTGTACTGCTCTCTCAGGGCATCCATTTCTTTATCATGAGACTCAACCTCGTCCTTCAGGGCCCCTTTGAGAGCGGTaagctctcgctctctctgccttAAAGTGTCCTCCAGCTTCTGCCGCAGCATCAGAGACTCCGACAGA
The sequence above is a segment of the Myxocyprinus asiaticus isolate MX2 ecotype Aquarium Trade chromosome 34, UBuf_Myxa_2, whole genome shotgun sequence genome. Coding sequences within it:
- the LOC127425601 gene encoding cingulin-like isoform X1, producing the protein MSSLSAERKPPLDYGVQIRFIKDLDDTGGGFPDRTRLAGGVGGVSNGSPSPSKYGVAVRVQGISGQPYVVLKDGEKGDSYGVQLKTQPQTQSSAPGISRSSPYRSLLPVQREGARTPQDSYTPVGQPSTPEEEYGSHLKRPPGDGQAGSQGEDEGRPTECLTPSNLAPRVDNKDNDDFNEAGLRKVRQNGIGGSMNGTGVNGSFPPPSTGSLDEEQAPAIDTKSLAPINKLISRFGGSDVPNLEPRTRPHFDNKVRSQSVDALNKPNDEPPPTSPTINPYASVTPATVPKLSSPKPSTGSLGRDSTFVTKVATVPNSKPLTFNQSPKLFAPKEAPPFVPKKPVTPDLIKSQTPSREFENGEDAQAKQAIYNILKEGSIESEMAIKRKASLIHERFGGVKQSPQILVTDSNLKTELEQAFNKNTQLQQLLDKTKRELQENQDQMVELRMDREGAESRLQHQEDQLAQLQEELRRMSENSPQSDTIQLDLMTVQADLSESLMLRQKLEDTLRQRERELTALKGALKDEVESHDKEMDALREQYSQDMEALRHSMETVSQSQLEIEDERQKVNASILALEEELESYKDQSDQWKEKFNSANQERGQHSAFQKLLQAQQEKKQLEEKLFTIKKQSDETDSHPLTQELQRCRDDLKRAQSELHKQKSEAAKKEEELKSVMRANEKREKELKVEIDRLEDQLKKDKVELSKALEKTQQSSVLEQSQDAGSNLELQEANARLRERIARMTRLQSSVPDSSSSDVLEEENRSLRNQLEESRRTASRLGQEKDEFSRRLEEREREREYLRKGKSELEEQKRLLDRALEKINKEMETMMGDSRQSVQVLQSQLDEFKDRTRRELQDAQRLSKDRLTELQRAQTLLKTTQEEVSRLKKDLLSCSEERDSAQLDKELLSSRLKHLESELETERSSQTDRGREIRQLEDKLKTLDIELDEEKSGAELLNERITRSREQVDQLRSELMQERSARHDLEMDKSALERQIKELKSRLADLGTQTRPSAGVTLLENKIHELEDRLRSEEREKNTILAAQRRLDRKLKDVMATLDQERNQHAEQRDQLSLRVKALKRQLDESEGEVERLEGVRRKVLRELEEQRELQEALQAKVNTLENKRKVKQSRRPTLGSPLSSEEEEDYSDSKSITSILTETPLQTTNC
- the LOC127425601 gene encoding cingulin-like isoform X4 yields the protein MSSLSAERKPPLDYGVQIRFIKDLDDTGGGFPDRTRLAGGVGGVSNGSPSPSKYGVAVRVQGISGQPYVVLKDGEKGDSYGVQLKTQPQTQSSAPGISRSSPYRSLLPVQREGARTPQDSYTPVGQPSTPEEEYGSHLKRPPGDGQAGSQGEDEGRPTECLTPSNLAPRVDNKDNDDFNEAGLRKVRQNGIGGSMNGTGVNGSFPPPSTGSLDEEQAPAIDTKSLAPINKLISRFGGSDVPNLEPRTRPHFDNKVRSQSVDALNKPNDEPPPTSPTINPYASVTPATVPKLSSPKPSTGSLGRDSTFVTKVATVPNSKPLTFNQSPKLFAPKEAPPFVPKKPVTPDLIKSQTPSREFENGEDAQAKQAIYNILKEGSIESEMAIKRKASLIHERFGGVKSPQILVTDSNLKTELEQAFNKNTQLQQLLDKTKRELQENQDQMVELRMDREGAESRLQHQEDQLAQLQEELRRMSENSPQSDTIQLDLMTVQADLSESLMLRQKLEDTLRQRERELTALKGALKDEVESHDKEMDALREQYSQDMEALRHSMETVSQSQLEIEDERQKVNASILALEEELESYKDQSDQWKEKFNSANQELLQAQQEKKQLEEKLFTIKKQSDETDSHPLTQELQRCRDDLKRAQSELHKQKSEAAKKEEELKSVMRANEKREKELKVEIDRLEDQLKKDKVELSKALEKTQQSSVLEQSQDAGSNLELQEANARLRERIARMTRLQSSVPDSSSSDVLEEENRSLRNQLEESRRTASRLGQEKDEFSRRLEEREREREYLRKGKSELEEQKRLLDRALEKINKEMETMMGDSRQSVQVLQSQLDEFKDRTRRELQDAQRLSKDRLTELQRAQTLLKTTQEEVSRLKKDLLSCSEERDSAQLDKELLSSRLKHLESELETERSSQTDRGREIRQLEDKLKTLDIELDEEKSGAELLNERITRSREQVDQLRSELMQERSARHDLEMDKSALERQIKELKSRLADLGTQTRPSAGVTLLENKIHELEDRLRSEEREKNTILAAQRRLDRKLKDVMATLDQERNQHAEQRDQLSLRVKALKRQLDESEGEVERLEGVRRKVLRELEEQRELQEALQAKVNTLENKRKVKQSRRPTLGSPLSSEEEEDYSDSKSITSILTETPLQTTNC
- the LOC127425601 gene encoding cingulin-like isoform X2, whose translation is MSSLSAERKPPLDYGVQIRFIKDLDDTGGGFPDRTRLAGGVGGVSNGSPSPSKYGVAVRVQGISGQPYVVLKDGEKGDSYGVQLKTQPQTQSSAPGISRSSPYRSLLPVQREGARTPQDSYTPVGQPSTPEEEYGSHLKRPPGDGQAGSQGEDEGRPTECLTPSNLAPRVDNKDNDDFNEAGLRKVRQNGIGGSMNGTGVNGSFPPPSTGSLDEEQAPAIDTKSLAPINKLISRFGGSDVPNLEPRTRPHFDNKVRSQSVDALNKPNDEPPPTSPTINPYASVTPATVPKLSSPKPSTGSLGRDSTFVTKVATVPNSKPLTFNQSPKLFAPKEAPPFVPKKPVTPDLIKSQTPSREFENGEDAQAKQAIYNILKEGSIESEMAIKRKASLIHERFGGVKSPQILVTDSNLKTELEQAFNKNTQLQQLLDKTKRELQENQDQMVELRMDREGAESRLQHQEDQLAQLQEELRRMSENSPQSDTIQLDLMTVQADLSESLMLRQKLEDTLRQRERELTALKGALKDEVESHDKEMDALREQYSQDMEALRHSMETVSQSQLEIEDERQKVNASILALEEELESYKDQSDQWKEKFNSANQERGQHSAFQKLLQAQQEKKQLEEKLFTIKKQSDETDSHPLTQELQRCRDDLKRAQSELHKQKSEAAKKEEELKSVMRANEKREKELKVEIDRLEDQLKKDKVELSKALEKTQQSSVLEQSQDAGSNLELQEANARLRERIARMTRLQSSVPDSSSSDVLEEENRSLRNQLEESRRTASRLGQEKDEFSRRLEEREREREYLRKGKSELEEQKRLLDRALEKINKEMETMMGDSRQSVQVLQSQLDEFKDRTRRELQDAQRLSKDRLTELQRAQTLLKTTQEEVSRLKKDLLSCSEERDSAQLDKELLSSRLKHLESELETERSSQTDRGREIRQLEDKLKTLDIELDEEKSGAELLNERITRSREQVDQLRSELMQERSARHDLEMDKSALERQIKELKSRLADLGTQTRPSAGVTLLENKIHELEDRLRSEEREKNTILAAQRRLDRKLKDVMATLDQERNQHAEQRDQLSLRVKALKRQLDESEGEVERLEGVRRKVLRELEEQRELQEALQAKVNTLENKRKVKQSRRPTLGSPLSSEEEEDYSDSKSITSILTETPLQTTNC